In Acanthochromis polyacanthus isolate Apoly-LR-REF ecotype Palm Island chromosome 9, KAUST_Apoly_ChrSc, whole genome shotgun sequence, the DNA window CTCAGTAATTGAATCGATTGCAAATATTTCATCATTGAGGAAGTGAGTAAAGTTAGgttaaaaatatagattttagtttcagattcagattcagaaaactttatttgtccccaggggagCAATTAAAAAGGCATTTAGAGCAGACGGTGCGACAATGATGTAAGAAATAGagataaatatatacacaaatcTAGAGCAAGTAAtgtcagaacaaaataaaaagaaagaaaaaagaccaaaaaaacacaatttagtAACATACCAGTGCAAATATGTTTGTAAAGCTTACAAAATTGTATAACcttaaaatgcttctttttctgAGTCATATTTGCCACAAATGAAACCTTGGAAAAACTTGGAATATTTCTGTCTCTGTTATTCATGAGTAATAGCTcttacatttctttctttaataATCTACTGATTGTTTAGTGTAGAAAATGTCAGAGAATAACAGGAAAGGGCCCATTATTagtctgttattctgttttatgTGTGACAAGCTGCCCAAAACGCCAAACTGTAGATTTTACTATCAGGAAAAGACTGCACGAACTaccaaatattcacatttgagaCGCTGGTGGAAGAGAATTTTGGATTTTAACTGACTTAAGCAATTAATCAGTTCTCAAATCTGTCACCAGCTGTTACagataaacaaaaaactttaGAATAGGTGAGTAAATGCACTGTGATGCGAGTTTATGATGTGATTTTGTTTTACCGGCATATTTCAAATGTCTTGTCTTGGGCCATAATGCACATAATGATCGACAATCTGACAGTTTTTGCttcaggatttaaaaaaaaaaaatcctctaacGATGATCAACCACGAGTCGGGTGTTTCTGTTAATTCTATGACAGCTACTGAAAAAAACGGAACCAGGGTCTTCTGCTTTTGTGTTCAAGCGAGATAGATAATATCCTTCACTGTCACTCTTGGTGCAGATGTTCTCAGCGTTAGATAAGAAAAGTCAAAGTCACTCTTGTGGACGGTGTTTTCATCGCTGTTCAACCTCTGTTTCTGCAGAACTGATTTCACAATTCAGAGAAGCCATCGTCCAGTCATCGCTGGGCAGCAGAGCTCAGCGGTTAATAAAGGTTCACTCTGGGGACGGAGGGTGTGGTGGGCAGATGAATGGGTCAGCTCTAATGTTTTTGAGCTTCAATTTccagatgttttgctttttttgggtTCGGCAGCCGTCGAAATATCACACACGAGAAACCCCTTCGGAAAATGTCTTGCGTTCTGCCGAATCATGTTTTCATCCTGAAAGTCCAAAACTAGAGTTAAAAGAAGATGACTTTGCGGTCGCAGCGGACTAGAAATGACTAGCAGAAAGTCACACATCAACAAACGTGTTCACAGGCACACCACAGATAAGAAGTCATGCAACACATTCTTGTCTTTCCTGCCTGTTTTCTCACTGCCGATtgcatttgtttccatttgcCTACAGAAACCCTGTGAAGCTCAGCAGCAACTGCAGGACTAATAAAATATACCCTTAAAGTCCCATGTAAAGCATCTTTAACTCGTCCTGTGAGGTTGCCAGGGCTAGATTAAGACTGTCAAAGCGGcatgttggatgacatactgtgacaaacagaaaaagtcaAATCAGTTCTTCTGAAACTAAATCGAGCTCTGCTAACTTTAACACCCGGCCGAACGTACCAGGAACTGCAGAGATGCTGTTCAGATTAAGTTTCCGTGTGAGAGATCagccttttcttttctccagCTGCCATGTGATCAACGTTCAACGCCACATGTGAGAACAGATAGCGTGGTGCCGCCTTCGTGAAAGCAGATCAAAGTGACAGACAACAAACTTCAGAGCGTCAAATAAAAGAATCTGACTCTTGTAGTCTTGCGAAAAATGGTGTTTGGTGACATTTATGATGTCAAAGAAACACTATGTTGCTATGTTTCTGCTGCGGAAAGCCACTAAAAGTCTATTAAGGgtgattaaaaacattaaagaaagGAAAGACACGCACAGACAAGCGAATGAACTAAAAGCTTCTTTTCTCTGCctggtgacctctgacctttcaAATGGCCGCCTCACCTCCCGGCACATGCAAACAGACACAATAAGCAGGAAACACCGAGCAGCTTTtctcacatccacacacaccaATGATATTCTTGGTATCAGGaggtgtgggggggggggggggggggaaatttACAACCAGAAATTGCTGCAAACAAGGGGAGCTGCTGATCACAGTGATGGATGAGGGAGGTGATTTGTGGGGTGTTTACAGCATAAATCCTctcttcaggtgttttttttttaaaccatggGAGAAAGTTTTAGGGTCACGCAGCGGTTAAATCAGAATATTGAACCTAGCAAGTGCAGCTACAGCTAGGCGAGAAAAACAAGACGTTTGAGGACCTCCTGTGCGAAAGAAGAACTGCTCGGTAAATCATTCATTGTGCTCACACTCCGTCCCTATCTGGTGGCTGCAGGTGGAGGCCAGCTGATGAGATTCGACCGGCCACGCCCgaggaagaaggagggaggTGTTGGGGTTGCTACACGCAGTTGAAACCGAGGAAAAAGGGACTGAAATCAGATTGTCTAGCTGGAGGGAAAAGAATGGAGAGAGCTTATAAAGAAAGAGAAGGGGAGGGGGCGTTGAGCTGTGGTTACAGCTCTAGAGCCAAAGGAACCTGTGAGGGGATGAGATAGCATGATGTGGTTTTCATTGAGATGCCACAGCAGCGAGGAGGTGGAGAGGTGAACGCTCGAGACTGAGTGCCGGGACTAAACaaggacatgaaccagggaaaGTCAGTTGAGCCACAGTAGGTTATAATGGCATGAATCCACTGCAAGTAGAAAAGTGTGTTTAAGGCTGTAGCTAAAGCAAAGTTTGCAACTAAATCTCACTTATCTTTCTGCTTTGATGAAGGCACCTGAAATGGACCTGAAATGACACTTTGAagctttaaccctcgtgttgtcctgcaggtcaaaattggcccggtttaaagtttgaaaatgtgaaataaaagcaaaagcaaatttcactggattttggttgatttttttgtgaatgttattaaaaaatatattagaggttttactgatatatatgtaatcactttagatatttttaggattttttttggagatttgtattaattttttgaaaatatttacaagaaaattttcaccaaatttaggggatttttttacaataatttttTTAGGAAAATTTTGAagcaattattggaattttcttcctgaaggttttgcaaattttcagaaatttggggaatttttttgctgaatttttggatttttttcagacaaggaaacaatgtttttttgaCGGAGGGAGGGTTAAGGCTGTAGCTAAAGCAAAGTTTGCAACTCAGTCTCACTTATCTTTCTGCTTTGGTGAAGGCAGTTCACTTTTGTGGACCTGAAATGACACTTTGAGTCTTTAAACTGGTGTAGAAATATCAGCAAAAGTCCAAAAACTAGCATTTGGAAGTCTAACTTTCTGCTGCAGCCGTTTTCTTTTAGTAGGATTGCAGAATGAATAAAGCTGAGGAAAGaagttaaatgacaaaatatgtttCACATGTAGGTAAACTAAATAATTAAGCTGGAAAAATTGAAAAGCTGCTCAAAATTAAATTGCAGCAAAACTCATTCATAAATAATCAAATGGTTTTAGCACATCTAGCTTAAATCAGTGGCATTAATAGTACTTGTTAGCCTGATTCAGTTGCATGTTACCAGTTAAAATAATTCAGTTAAACTGGTCTCTTTTCTCGTGCACATTTAGTAAACTCAactttctgtggttgtgttttgcaaaaagagtgTACTAGTATAAGTTCCCTCTAAGtcttaagcaaaaaaaaaggtgtaaTAAAGTGGAATTGAGATATGTAAAAACATAATCTGCTTTAGTTTCGCCTGTCAACAGCCTCTACTGAGACTAAAAGAGACGCCTAACTGCTGAATTTATGAGAAATTAAATGCACAAAAGCTAGATATTTAACTAATTCACTGACCTCTTGTACTATTTGTCACTTCTAGCTACAAAAGCTGCTCTTTAACCATAGTTTGGCTTTTAACTGAgatgcaaagaacaaaaatcaaGTCAACAAGCTGCTCTGCACCTCTTTGTaaagattcacacacatgtggtgtgaaagcagcagcGTCGGGTTTATTTAAAACTATGAGGAGTCCCCCACAGTCTCTCTGTCCACGCAGGGGCCAAAAGGGCTTCAAGGGTTCATCTTGAGAAAATAACATCATGGCTCACCTGCAGCAGGGCCTTTATTTAACCTTTGATGaggtacaaagctgctgctgctgctgctgtgaaaagCAGTGCAGAGAGAAAAGCAAACCCTCCTCCCTCTTGTCTCTCTTCTGGCTGTGATCACTGCAAACGGGCTTCTATTTTCAATCACATACTTgctgtaaagtgtaaaaagaaCGAGAATCAAGGCCTGTGAGGGaagagggtgaggaggaggggggagagaggaggCTGTGGCAGCACTGATAGCgtctcctccgtctcctctgCGTTTGGTTTCCTGTTCTGAGTCAGTGTGTAAAACCCGAGTTTCAATGTTGTCACATCGgctgtccgtctgtctctctttgtgcAGGTTTTTCAGAATCATCAGAGGGCTGAAGTTCGCGCAGGGTCTGGTGGTAATAAAGTCaataaaagtgtttattttacatgtgtgattgAGTTTCTGTCATGAGGTGTGATTAGGGAACCATGAAAGAGGCATACAATGGTGTAAAAAGTCTGCATGTTTTAAATAAACTTGAACATTTTTGTGTGCTTGGGTGTGAACTCTTGcgtttctttcattttgctcGGTGTTGCAGAGGGAGGAGAGGTGTGCATTTGCTCTTAAAAATTCACTTGTTAACTAATTTTATGGAGTTTTTTGGATTTCACCCTTTTGAAGAAGTGAATCATTTCAAAATCTTGATTTCTATGGCAGTAAATGATGGGAGTCATGATGCAAATCACAGACTTGCAAAATGACCTTAAATAATATAAGTGGGTCATTAAATTTGACAAATCTGGTGTAACTCGGAGAACACAAGCTGAAAGGCaagatgatttattttctgCACAATGCAAATGAAGGACGACTTTGGCCCCAGTGgatttttttcgttttttttttttattttatcaaagcATGAATCAGTGTTTTTGCCTGACTGTCATTGGCTGACTGACGTGAAAATTAATTTGtgagggaggagaagaaagaaagtGCGACAGTGTGAGGAGCTGAGGGTTTCTCGCTGCAGCTTCTGGACGCAGATCAGGAGACCGTGTGAGCTCAGAGTGGATACAGAGCAGAGCCGGTGCTGTGTGAGTACAGGAACATGTGTCTCGACTATCTTTGCTTGCAGGTCTCCTAACTTGCTGCAGCTGCATCAAACAAACTCAGTTCCCACATCGCACCAAAATCGATACCgctttgctttttgtctgaccTTGAGCCCAAATCGTGGCAATGATTTGCATTCTGAAGCTGACAGATTTCTGCTGCAAACTCGTTCCACCAGTGTGATTTAATGTTTCCAGCTGATCTTAAATGCGCCTTTTTCCTTTATTTGCGTTTTTGCAATTTAGCGGACAGCCTAATTGGGTCTGTGTATTGGGCCGGGAGGGGGTTTTAATGATGTAAAACAATAAGGCTGAAGCAGTGTAACTGTAAAGGGATACTTGGGCTCCCCACCAGCAGGCTGTTGTGCATAGCGGCCGTGCGCGTCTTATTAACAGGATCATTTTACCAGCAGTCAAACAAGCAGGTCATTATCCATCACAGGCTGCTCTGCCCGCACAAACACacgttttatgtctcattataTCCCAACAATAGATTTAACTTTTAGAATAAAGCTAGTTCTCTCATAAATTTAAGGATTTGAGCTGACAATAAGCGAAACATCAATTTAAAGATGCTTTGCGCAGAAATCCAatctcagttttatttatttttttagtttcttgTGGTATTTGACAGCATTTCTAAGTTTGGTCATCACctggaaataaaaatatactAGTAAAGCTTGGtaacacagcaaaaaaacaaaaacaaatctcagAAGTCATTTTTGAGATTGCTTCCTTGAAAAATACTCAATCATATAATAAACGAAACACCAGTGAACAAATATGACGCTCCTTAACTTGCCATTAATTTGGATCATAAATCCAACTGTACACTCCAGAACATACACACAAACTTCCTCCTACGTGATTGAGATCGTTTCCAGTCGCTACACCGACATACAATATCTCCTCGTCAATCTCATTTCTACCGAGACCCTTGGAGGAAGGGGACACGGTGGTCCAGCTTTTGGCCACCTGCCCGGCGACACCTGGTAAACGATACGGCCTCTCAGCGCATGCGTAATAGCCTGCCAAAAATCCCAACGCCGTCTCGTCTGACAACCAATAGTGTTCCAATCTGTCCAGAGATAAAGTCAAAGCGGCGTGGAGAGCGGAGAAGTGGAGGATTTCAGATGTGAGGAGCTCTGAGCGGCGGACAGCTAAACAACATGCCGAGGTCCTTCCTGGTGAAGAGTAAACGGGCCCACAGCTACCACCAGCCCCGCTACCTGGACGATGACTACAGCAGGCTGGACACTATCCTGGCCCACGTGTGCGCAGGTGGGTTCGATTGTGCGTAATTAAGCACGAAAATGGAGCGAGTCGTCTCAATGGAACTGGTTATAATGAAGTTACAAATCCGCAACTTGTTGCGCACTCAGTCTGAATAAGTCCGTTtcctgagcatttttttttctccccctctgctgtcaacagaaaataaatctcAAGGGGAGTTCGAGTCCAACTTAGAGCCGCAGGAAGACGTGAGCTCCGGCGCTGACAGGCTGTCCCCCGGGTCCAGGCTGCGGTCTCCGGGGTCTCTGTCCTCCAGCTCCCCGCTGAGCTGCGGAGGCAGCGTGTGTGACCGATCCTCCGACTGTGATTTCTGGCGTCCCCCgtctccctcctcctcaccaGGTCTGCTCCGAAATGTTCCCATCCAGACATAAGTTCAGCCATTATTTCAACAGTGAAAGTGACGATTAGGCCAGTTTTTAAAAGCTGTCAAATTAATGGTATTCGTTTACTTTAAAAGACGTTAGTGGTACACGAATAAATACTTTATATTTAGtccttttttgcatttttttaataaagacttaataattgattaaatgatGCGGATCcttgtttggtttattttgtaatttcacTATTACGCACGTTATGTCACTTCTATAGAGGTTTGACGCAATATCCGAATGATCCAACTTTAAGACAGACTTATAACTGCAGCTTTCACTCTTCAGTTGGCACATCCACTCAAACGTAATCCAAATTAATTTCCAGATTCAGAGAAATGCTCCACTCCAGCAGCGGAGGACGGCCCGTTCAACATCCCGCTTTTTCCTTACTCCTGGTCAACATACTCCGGCTCCGAGCTGAGGCATCTGGTTCAGGGGCCTTATCACCACCACCTGCAGGGCCACAGAGAGTCTCCCTCTCCCGTCAGCATCTACGGGGCGGAGGACGGAGGCACCGAGCCGCTTTACGCACAGCGGGGCCTCGGGCCCGGCTGCTACCAGGATTACTCTTCAACGGGCCACCAGATCTGCAGGATGCGGGACGGAGACGGGCTGTATCTGGATGTAAAGCAGCAGCCCCGCGGTGCAGAAATCAAATCTGAAAATGATTTCATCCGCTCCAACCTCGAGTCAAGTGGATCATATAAGTGCATAAAATGTTGCAAGGTACGTGAGCTTGGAGAGATATTACTAATGATCttattgctatttttttatttttaattttctgtcaacattttaattattatattCACGCACCCAAGTTCAAAtttaaatgccattttaaaaatgtttactgaaaaCGACATTTGTGTAAATTCCTTTTCTTGACTGTGAGCTTGATTTGGAAGTAACAGAGTCATCCATGCGCTTTTCTAAAGGTGTTCTCCACACCTCATGGGCTGGAGGTTCATGTGCGGCGATCACACAGCGGGACGCGGCCGTTTGAGTGTGGGATCTGCGGGAAAACCTTCGGACACGCAGTGAGCTTGGACCAGCACAGAGCGGTGCACTCGCAGGTACAGGCCTCAAAATGGAAACAAACGCAGATGTGCCGGTTTGAGCCACATTACTGCACACAGTTAAATATTTCTCATCATAAACCGGTCTGCGTTTTAGgcttttctgctgctgaatCGAATATTTTGAGGCCTTCCACACCGACTCTGTGCATATATTTTTCTAGGAGAGAAGCTTCAGCTGTAAAATCTGTGGCAAAAGCTTCAAGCGCTCCTCTACGCTCTCCACGCACCTGCTCATCCACTCGGACACGCGGCCTTATCCGTGCCAGTACTGCGGGAAGAGATTCCACCAGAAGTCAGACATGAAGAAACACACTTTCATCCACACAGGTGAGACGCTGTTCTTAAactaaaaagccaaaaaacaacGACTGAATTTAACTGGAAAGCACTCTGGTCACATTTGAGTGTTGTGAAGTGCTCtacaaataaaatctgattgACTGGTTAACTTACGTTTTACGCGTCGCTGTGCGTAAAAGTGACCTGACGTTTTTTCCCAAATGCGTGGTTTTATTCCTGCTGCAGGTGAGAAGCCGCACAAATGCCAGGTGTGCGGGAAGGCCTTCAGTCAGAGCTCCAACCTCATCACGCACAGCAGGAAACACACGGGCTTCAAACCTTTCGGCTGTGACCTCTGCGGGAAAGGCTTCCAGAGGAAAGTGGACCTGAGGAGACACAAGGAGACGCAGCACGGACTGAAATAAGCACTGGAAAGCTTTGACACAAAATCTTGCACTTTGAATGTACTCTGGCTGTGCAAATGTTAAAGTTTGTTCTATTATTTTCCAACTGTCGAACTATTCAGTCTGAGATATCCTGGTTGTTTATTTATCAACTGTGTTTTTAcgcattattattactattattataattattatggAAAAGCTAAATCATTAATTTCCAAAGCTGAATCTTTGAATCAGCTTTTTCAGGTTTAGTCACTTTGTTATGGATTAAACATTAACTTAAGGACCCAAGTTGTCAGTTTGTCTTTCTGCGTTTATCTTCTTGCTAAATTGTAATTAGACAAAGTTTTCACCCACGAAACCGCATTTTAAAAGCGGACACATTTGTTCAATCATCCTCCGCTCCGGTCCACTGATTTGGCTGAACGTTGTGAAAAACGAGAAGCTGTGTTAAGCCATGCAGACCATCAATCACGTCCCTAATCTGCATGACAGCTCCAACTTATATCACCGATGTTAAataggggagaaaaaaaaaaaacgtttcgTTGCGTGCGCCACCTGGTCAAAACCAAATATTTTCAGACGGACGCATTGCTCACATACCCATATAACAAATGACATTATGGTGCCATAAACCCGCATGTGAAGGAAGtctgagcagagcagcagcttttaTGGCAGCAGCGTGTCCACATGGCGTTTTCTCTGGGAAAAGCTGGGTGTGATTTATTTGGCCCTGCA includes these proteins:
- the gfi1aa gene encoding growth factor independent 1A transcription repressor a; translation: MPRSFLVKSKRAHSYHQPRYLDDDYSRLDTILAHVCAENKSQGEFESNLEPQEDVSSGADRLSPGSRLRSPGSLSSSSPLSCGGSVCDRSSDCDFWRPPSPSSSPDSEKCSTPAAEDGPFNIPLFPYSWSTYSGSELRHLVQGPYHHHLQGHRESPSPVSIYGAEDGGTEPLYAQRGLGPGCYQDYSSTGHQICRMRDGDGLYLDVKQQPRGAEIKSENDFIRSNLESSGSYKCIKCCKVFSTPHGLEVHVRRSHSGTRPFECGICGKTFGHAVSLDQHRAVHSQERSFSCKICGKSFKRSSTLSTHLLIHSDTRPYPCQYCGKRFHQKSDMKKHTFIHTGEKPHKCQVCGKAFSQSSNLITHSRKHTGFKPFGCDLCGKGFQRKVDLRRHKETQHGLK